The Brachyhypopomus gauderio isolate BG-103 chromosome 17, BGAUD_0.2, whole genome shotgun sequence genome includes a window with the following:
- the plcb2 gene encoding LOW QUALITY PROTEIN: 1-phosphatidylinositol 4,5-bisphosphate phosphodiesterase beta-2 (The sequence of the model RefSeq protein was modified relative to this genomic sequence to represent the inferred CDS: substituted 1 base at 1 genomic stop codon), translated as MIRKRYTLKEPEVKDYLIKGERFTKWKEDSTRTTPVTMKMDPKGFYLYWTNQSKEIEFLDIATIRDTRTGKYAKLPKHQKVRNVFNMDFPDSNHLAKTLTIVSGPDTVNLTYHNFFAGKEKIVQNWADDILAIAYNAKRANICRQDFLDKVYIRLSLHTNKDGKIPVKHIHKMFPADKKRVESALASARLPKGKFDSIKPEMFTEAAFKTFLSNLCPRPEIYEIFTSYSSKPYMTKENFSKFLYEKQRDSRLNEELYPPLRPDQVKVLIDKYEAGSSNTNRGQISPEGFLLYLMGCETSPVMLDKLAQCHDMNQPIPHYYIKSSHNTYLTAGQFSGVSSPEMYRQCLLAGCRCLELDCWKGKPPEEEPIITHGFTMTTEILFKDVIEAIAESAFKTSNYPVILSFENHVDSVKQQEKMANYCKTIFGDALLTEPLEKYPLKPGQQIPSPAELMGKILIKNKKNSAPEAKADQANVKKVQSQDPQQGSGNPAEPGPTAATNPESQGENAVHLSTGSSFDPNSKMGCLHAXQCNCIICLWKGEAAEEPSQEPEEQEEQEEQDEEKMKNSDEGTAGQEVTAYEEMSALVNYIQPNKFISFDNAKKKNKSYVISSFVETKGESLISKTAVEFVEYNKRQMSRIYPKGTRMDSSNYSPQPFWNAGCQMVALNYQTMDFPMQLNMALFEFNGRTGYLLKHDLLRRNDKTFDPLTDRFDTIVANTLTIKVYSGQFLSEKNVKTAVEVEVIGLPGDPKRKYRTKLSPTANAINPVWNEEPFVFEKILLPELASLRIVVYEEGGKFLGHRIIPIDAIQSGFHHICLRSESNMSLTLPSLFVYIEVKDYIPAAFADFTDALFNPVKSSKPAKQESATYVSPYELPLASAPVSLPTITEGDANPTDQNGTSVADTSSSKTESKSLVLETTAQANPSLDDKTAPCNQEADPPAPPPTGDPPEVKSNSEDPQTSEEALNVNPALSETPETKTQHPQDSCQMPAEEVESEPAPDVEPNDSVKQDSVLKSDSITDTGSAGAIEEVPDSVQSSDASTVLDSEAPCSVTCDELLQHKSFLKVTKKQEKEMKDLEKKFQKKGEELTQKYSDLFKSLKKKSSLKKKETNSEGMDAGPKADLIIELKQKLQVELRALWVEQYDQIKKKKEQHATERLAKLLEMATERHFSELKALNSENKEGKKKESKQSGSKMSRLKSSASVDGLDKDDDGQSTGSRGEEEPNLKKKQAATLADIRVVTSQLNQEAVSEHVKKMWSLPCDLREAVNACVSPHFPEQVDKAGESRPEHGGHYGHVFLG; from the exons ATGATCAGGAAGCGATACACTCTGAAAGAACCTGAGGTCAAAGACTATCTGATTAAAGGAGAGAGGTTCACAAAATGGAAGGAG GACTCTACACGTACTACACCAGTTACAATGAAAATGGATCCAAAAGGATTCTACCTCTACTGGACCAACCAGAGTAAG gAAATAGAATTCTTAGATATTGCAACTATACGGGACACAAGAACAGGAAAATATGCAAAACTCCCAAAA CACCAAAAGGTTCGCAATGTATTCAATATGGACTTCCCTGACAGCAATCATTTAGCCAAAACCTTAACAATAGTGTCTGGTCCTGACACCGTCAATCTTACATACCACAACTTCTTTGCAGGCAAAGAAAAAATAGTACAG AACTGGGCAGATGACATCTTGGCTATTGCATACAACGCCAAGAGGGCCAATATCTGCAGACAAGATTTCCTGGACAAAGT GTATATTCGTCTCTCATTGCATACCAACAAAGATGGCAAGATTCCAGTTAAACA CATCCATAAGATGTTTCCTGCTGACAAGAAAAGAGTGGAGAGTGCCCTGGCATCTGCACGCCTCCCCAAGGGAAAG TTTGATTCTATAAAACCTGAGATGTTCACCGAAGCTGCATTCAAGACCTTCTTGTCAAATCTGTGTCCAAGGCCAGAGATCTATGAAATCTTCACCTCCTA CTCTTCCAAGCCTTACATGACAAAGGAGAACTTCTCCAAGTTCCTTTATGAGAAGCAGCGAGACTCTCGGCTCAATGAAGAGCTTTATCCACCACTGCGGCCTGACCAGGTGAAGGTGCTCATTGACAAGTACGAGGCCGGCTCCTCTAACACCAACCGCG GCCAGATTTCCCCCGAGGGATTTCTCCTCTACTTAATGGGGTGTGAGACTTCGCCTGTGATGTTAGACAAACTGGCCCAGTGTCATGATATGAACCAGCCTATTCCCCACTATTACATCAAATCCTCCCACAACACTTATCTCACTG cTGGCCAGTTCTCTGGTGTCTCCTCTCCGGAGATGTATCGCCAGTGTCTGCTTGCTGGCTGCCGCTGTCTGGAGTTGGACTGTTGGAAGGGCAAACCACCGGAGGAGGAGCCAATCATCACCCACGGCTTCACCATGACAACCGAGATCCTTTTCAAG GATGTGATTGAAGCTATTGCTGAGAGTGCATTCAAAACATCCAACTATCCAGTCATTCTCTCCTTTGAGAACCATGTGGATTC AGTAAAACAGCAGGAGAAGATGGCTAACTACTGCAAGACAATATTTGGAGACGCTCTACTCACGGAGCCCCTGGAGAAGTATCCG CTGAAGCCAGGCCAGCAGATCCCAAGTCCAGCTGAGCTGATGGGGAAAATCCTGATcaagaacaaaaaaaacagcGCGCCGGAAGCCAAAGCAGACCAGGCCAATGTAAAGAAAGTGCAAAGTCAGGATCCGCAGCAGGGATCTGGCAACCCGGCTGAGCCCGGCCCAACGGCTGCTACTAACCCAGAGAGTCAGGGTGAGAATGCAGTACACTTAAGCACAGGATCATCATTTGACCCCAACAGCAAAATGGGTTGCCTGCATGCTTGACAGTGTAATTGTATCATCTGCCTCTGGAAAGGAGAGGCAGCCGAGGAGCCCAGTCAGGAGccagaggagcaggaggagcaggaggagcaggatGAGGAGAAGATGAAGAACTCAGATGAG GGCACTGCTGGGCAGGAAGTAACAGCCTATGAGGAGATGTCTGCGCTGGTCAACTACATACAGCCAAACAAATTCATCTCTTTTGATAATGCTAAGA AAAAGAACAAGAGTTACGTGATCTCATCCTTTGTGGAGACAAAAGGGGAGAGTCTGATAAGTAAAACTGCAGTAGAGTTTGTGGA ATATAACAAGAGACAAATGAGCCGCATTTATCCAAAGGGAACGCGCATGGACTCCTCTAACTACAGCCCTCAGCCTTTCTGGAACGCAGGATGCCAGATGGTGGCGCTAAACTACCAGACCATGG ATTTCCCCATGCAACTGAACATGGCGCTGTTTGAGTTTAATGGGAGAACAGGGTACCTCCTCAAACATGACCTGCTGCGGAGAAATGACAAGACGTTTGACCCCTTAACAGATAGGTTTGACACCATTGTGGCCAACACTCTCACAATAAAG GTCTACTCAGGCCAGTTCCTCTCTGAGAAGAATGTGAAAACAGCAGTAGAGGTGGAAGTCATAGGTTTGCCTGGGGACCCCAAACGCAAGTACCGCACCAAACTGTCCCCCACTGCTAACGCCATCAACCCCGTGTGGAACGAGGAGCCCTTTGTGTTTGAGAAG ATTCTGTTGCCAGAATTGGCATCTCTCCGGATAGTAGTCTatgaggagggaggaaaatttCTTGGTCACAGAATAATTCCTATAGATGCAATCCAATCAG gatTCCACCATATTTGTCTCCGTTCGGAGAGTAACATGTCTCTGACTCTACCATCTTTGTTTGTCTACATTGAAGTGAAGGACTACATCCCTGCTGCTTTTGCTG ATTTCACAGATGCTCTCTTTAATCCTGTGAAGTCTTCAAAGCCAGCAAAACAGGAG AGCGCCACTTATGTAAGCCCATATGAATTGCCTCTTGCATCTGCTCCTGTGTCTCTTCCCACAATAA CAGAGGGCGATGCTAATCCTACAGATCAAAATGGAACGTCTGTCGCTGACACAAGTAGCTCTAAAACAGAGTCCAAGTCACTGGTCCTAGAGACCACTGCCCAAGCAAATCCCAGCTTAGATGACAAAACAGCACCGTGTAATCAAGAAGCAGAccctcctgcacctcctcctaCTGGAG ATCCTCCTGAGGTCAAGTCAAACTCAGAGGACCCTCAAACCTCAGAAGAAGCTTTGAACGTAAACCCTGCACTCTCTGAAACCCCTGAGACAAAAACACAGCATCCCCAAGATTCCTGCCAGATGCCTGCTGAGGAAGTGGAGTCAGAACCAGCTCCAGACGTTGAACCAAATGACAGTGTGAAGCAAGACTCCGTGCTCAAGTCGGATTCTATAACTGATACAGGATCAGCTGGAGCCATTGAGGAGGTCCCTGATTCAGTTCAAAGTTCAGATGCCTCCACAGTCTTGGATTCAGAGG CTCCATGCTCTGTGACCTGTGATGAACTGCTGCAGCACAAGAGCTTCTTGAAGGTTACCAAGAAGCAGGAGAAAGAGATGAAAGATCTGGAAAAGAAGTTCCAGAAGAAGGGCGAGGAACTGACTCAGAAATATAGTGACCTCTTCAAATCTCTCAAGAAAAAGTCCTCACTCAAGAAGAAAGA GACAAATTCTGAAGGTATGGATGCAGGGCCCAAGGCAGACCTGATCATAGAGCTGAAACAGAAGCTACAGGTGGAGCTTCGTGCACTATGGGTGGAACAGTATGACCAGataaagaagaagaaagagcagCATGCCACTGAG CGTTTGGCGAAGCTGCTAGAGATGGCTACAGAAAGACACTTCAGTGAACTGAAGGCACTGAacag TGAGAATAAAGAAGGTAAAAAGAAAGAATCAAAGCAGTCAGGATCCAAGATGAGCAG GCTGAAGAGCAGCGCGAGCGTGGACGGACTCGACAAGGATGACGACGGCCAG TCTACAGGCagtagaggagaagaggaacCGAATCtgaagaagaagcaggcagccaCACTGGCTGACATCAGGGTGGTGACCAGCCAG CTGAATCAGGAAGCAGTGTCGGAGCATGTTAAGAAGATGTGGTCTCTGCCATGTGACCTCAGGGAGGCAGTGAACGCCTGTGTGAGCCCTCACTTCCCAGAGCAGGTGGACAAGGCCGGGGAATCAAGGCCGGAGCACGGGGGACATTACGGCCATGTCTTCCTGGGCTGA